The Syntrophotalea acetylenivorans genome contains the following window.
ACATTGCAAAATCAGATATTCGATAACCCGCAGAGCCTGGGGCACAAATTTATGCGCGGTTTTGTCGGCGGATTCCTGAACCTGTCGCCGGTCAAGCGGGCCTTGATGAGCGATACCATGCGCTCCCGGTTCCTTGCCGCCATGAAAAAGGGAGTGGAAAAACAGGGTAAGGGTTGGTTGGCTGAGATGTAGATATGCGACGAAATGGGTGAACGGCATGACGATGCCAAAAAGGAACCCTGCTTTTGTGCGATCGCCGGGAAGGAAAGCATCCTCTATACACGATGGGTTAAAAGAGCATAAGGAGATCTGGGAATGAATAGCGAACGCTTCAAACATCTTCGAGATTATGTAGGCTATGACAATGAGCGTCTGGCAAAGATGTTAAACATTGATGTCGCAGAAGTAGAGGAATATTGTTCCGGCGGCAAACCCATCCCGGACCGCATGGCCAATGAACTTGAAGCTTTTGCTGATTGGTCGAGTGAGGTCGGAGACACTACAGTGAAACGGGAATTGGCAATGAAATACTTGGGGAAAGAGGGACGATAATCATGGCAACCTTGTTTGAGAAAACCTCGATCAAAAACCTGGATATGCGTAATCGCTTTGTACGGTCGGCAACCTGGGAGGGAATGGCCGATGAACAGGGGGCGCCAACTCCCGAATTAAATCAATTGATGGCCGACCTGGCCCAGGGTGAAGTCGGGCTGATCATCAGCGGCCATGCCTATGTAAGCCCAGAGGGGCAGGCCAGCCCTTGGCAAATGGGAGCTCATGACCCGGAACTGCTGCCGAAGTTGACGCTGATGCCGAAGGCGGTCCATGCCGCAGGGGGGCGCATTGCCTTGCAGTTAGCCCACGCTGGCGTTTACGGGATTGTTCCGGAGGGGACGATCGGTCCCTCGGCTATTGCCGACCATGAAGGGAAAAACTGCCAGGCGATGACCAGCGAAGATATTCAGCGAATCGTAGCCGCTTTTGCCGATGGCGCTAGTTTGGCTAAGCAGGCCGGTTTCGATGCGGTACAGATTCATGCGGCCCATGGCTATCTGCTCAGCCAGTTCCTTTCTCCCCATTACAATCGCCGTGAGGATGAGTATGGCGGCAGCCTGGAAAACCGTGCTCGAATAGTGCTGGAGGTGTTGGCCGCGGTTCGCCAGGCGGTAGGTGAAGATTATGCCGTGTTGATCAAACTCAATTCCGACGATTTCATCGATGGTGGTTTGACCACAGAAGACATGCTTCAGATAGCGGAATTCCTTGAACCAGCCGGTATCGATGCCATCGAAATCAGCGGCGGAACCATCTGGGGGCCGAGTCAATACCATGCGGTGCGTATGGCCCCGGAAGCCCTGACTCACAAAGCTTATTATCGCAAGGCGGCCAGGCTTTGCAAGGCCTTTGTGCGGGTTCCGGTGATACTGGTGGGCGGGATTCGCTCTCTGGGCGTTGCGGAAGAACTGCTGACAGAGGGAGCCGCCGATTTTATCGCCCTGTGCAGGCCGCTGATTCGCGAACCGGATCTGATCAAGCGCTGGGCTTCGGGCGATCAGGAACCGAGCGGCTGCCAATCTGAAAATGCCTGCTTCGGGCCGATTTTGGCCGGCAAGGGAATCTCCTGTGTCCTCAAGTAAGACCGACTCGGCAGATAGCGCAGAAGGTGTTCTACGACCTTCTGCAGATTCCAATGATCTCCTCAAAACCGAATCTGCCTGGCCGTCGCCACTGCTGCTTTGTTGCGTCATTTCTCTGTTGTGTTATGTAGCTTCCTATATCCGCATGCCGGTGGTGCCGAAACTCGCTATCGATTTAGGCATCAGTCCCGCAGGCATCGGTCGCATCAACGCCGCTTTTTTTCTGACGGCAGGGGT
Protein-coding sequences here:
- a CDS encoding NADH:flavin oxidoreductase; translation: MATLFEKTSIKNLDMRNRFVRSATWEGMADEQGAPTPELNQLMADLAQGEVGLIISGHAYVSPEGQASPWQMGAHDPELLPKLTLMPKAVHAAGGRIALQLAHAGVYGIVPEGTIGPSAIADHEGKNCQAMTSEDIQRIVAAFADGASLAKQAGFDAVQIHAAHGYLLSQFLSPHYNRREDEYGGSLENRARIVLEVLAAVRQAVGEDYAVLIKLNSDDFIDGGLTTEDMLQIAEFLEPAGIDAIEISGGTIWGPSQYHAVRMAPEALTHKAYYRKAARLCKAFVRVPVILVGGIRSLGVAEELLTEGAADFIALCRPLIREPDLIKRWASGDQEPSGCQSENACFGPILAGKGISCVLK